A genomic window from Halogeometricum borinquense DSM 11551 includes:
- a CDS encoding adaptin — protein sequence MYVLAFDRDWTVDVNPHPQREAVPLEWVQYWAHEAGHEVWAIGNQDLVEEADIPGTVESIRQRDGHVDALGEQDEYGYYEWWPEREERLHILAELFPDAEGYIAVDDLDLGHVDGWEHYHAWDFVEHVRQGELGLSAPPSTDLAPDGGFESGDAVRDVLEEGYVFELTHQTDGEQKTHLVTHFEPDRPSMTPLKGPPAFWFETVGGDEKFSVRIPEISALHSVSYERLADPLAGAAFAAVRKQVEEDPASVDEDTLQTMLSDAPADVANVDRREALRLAMGAVKHRADAREVAVNATFALLGDEPSALDRAALQALHETAADDPTVLKEHVAELAAYASQDSMYQAAATRCLMELAEADPASVLDAVPALEAAATAETEATQSYAVYALSCVAEAYPEEVSPAIDALIEAMQSEDETVQTNALAALGKIASNYPDGAEPPVDELVTVLDADAKRVRNNAVGLLGDLAQEHPAVVIEYADQIAARLEDNNIQARVNASIALHRAGEASPAAIRAQQDRLESALEDSSPEVRANVCSLIGNAYVSVPIDMLEEVKENDLDETVRERAEWAISRLD from the coding sequence ATGTACGTCCTGGCGTTCGATCGGGACTGGACCGTGGACGTGAATCCGCATCCTCAGCGAGAAGCGGTGCCATTGGAGTGGGTGCAGTACTGGGCACACGAGGCCGGGCATGAAGTCTGGGCTATCGGGAATCAGGACCTCGTAGAGGAAGCAGACATCCCTGGCACAGTAGAGTCGATTCGGCAGCGTGACGGACACGTCGATGCGCTCGGCGAACAAGACGAGTACGGGTACTACGAGTGGTGGCCTGAACGTGAAGAACGCCTCCACATCCTCGCAGAGTTGTTCCCGGACGCCGAGGGATACATCGCCGTCGACGATCTCGATTTGGGGCACGTCGATGGCTGGGAGCACTACCACGCGTGGGACTTCGTCGAACACGTCCGGCAAGGAGAGCTCGGGCTGTCAGCACCGCCCTCGACGGACCTGGCTCCGGATGGCGGGTTTGAATCCGGTGACGCAGTTCGAGACGTCCTTGAAGAGGGATACGTGTTCGAGCTCACCCACCAGACGGACGGTGAACAGAAAACGCATCTGGTCACGCATTTTGAGCCGGATCGCCCATCGATGACCCCGTTGAAGGGGCCGCCAGCGTTCTGGTTCGAAACCGTGGGCGGTGACGAGAAGTTTTCCGTTCGGATCCCCGAGATTTCGGCGTTACATTCTGTCTCGTACGAGCGCCTCGCGGATCCGTTGGCGGGAGCTGCGTTCGCGGCGGTTCGAAAACAGGTCGAAGAGGATCCTGCGTCGGTGGACGAAGATACGCTCCAAACGATGCTGTCTGATGCGCCAGCGGACGTGGCGAATGTGGACCGCCGTGAAGCGCTCCGCCTGGCGATGGGCGCAGTGAAACACCGGGCGGACGCCCGCGAGGTCGCTGTCAATGCGACGTTCGCGTTACTGGGCGACGAGCCGTCCGCACTTGACCGAGCGGCGCTCCAAGCACTACACGAAACCGCGGCGGACGACCCAACGGTGCTGAAAGAGCACGTGGCAGAGTTAGCAGCGTACGCGAGTCAGGACTCGATGTACCAGGCAGCTGCGACGCGCTGCTTGATGGAGCTCGCGGAAGCTGACCCGGCGAGTGTTCTCGACGCCGTCCCTGCCTTGGAAGCGGCTGCGACGGCAGAGACGGAGGCAACACAGAGCTACGCGGTGTACGCACTCTCCTGCGTTGCGGAAGCGTATCCTGAAGAAGTATCCCCCGCGATTGATGCCTTGATCGAGGCGATGCAGAGTGAGGATGAGACGGTGCAGACGAATGCGTTAGCGGCGCTCGGGAAGATCGCGTCGAACTACCCGGACGGCGCTGAACCCCCCGTGGACGAGCTAGTGACGGTACTGGACGCCGACGCGAAACGCGTTCGGAATAATGCGGTCGGGCTGCTCGGTGACCTCGCGCAGGAACACCCGGCGGTCGTGATCGAGTACGCTGATCAGATCGCAGCGCGGCTGGAGGATAACAATATTCAGGCGCGTGTGAACGCGTCGATAGCGCTCCACCGAGCAGGTGAGGCATCTCCTGCTGCGATTCGAGCACAACAGGATCGGTTAGAGTCTGCGTTGGAGGATTCGAGTCCGGAAGTCCGGGCGAACGTGTGCTCCTTGATCGGGAATGCGTACGTGAGCGTGCCTATCGATATGCTTGAAGAAGTGAAAGAGAACGATCTGGACGAGACAGTGCGCGAGCGAGCGGAATGGGCGATTTCACGTCTCGACTGA
- a CDS encoding ADP-ribosylglycohydrolase family protein: protein MDSDRARGILLGLAYGDALGRPVEFTSASEIETEHGRLDEMVGHGTWNQPAGTITDDTEQALCIARSLVEHQAFDPADISERFVAWYDSGPFDIGRMTMRSLSRLKHGDEWDEAGQHVWEQSREGQNAGNGSVMRCPPLAIPYATDWDRLAEVSRQSSQITHADPRCTAGCAILNLTVAGLLADAETPLEDALDYVSTDVPDELLTAFRPLARGESPDTLETSGYVVHSLQTALHDGLVADSAEDAIVTAVNRGGDTDTIGAIAGAVAGARFGASQLPDRWLGAIDEADELETLAERLVEVP from the coding sequence ATGGATTCAGATCGAGCGCGTGGAATTCTACTTGGGTTAGCATACGGAGACGCGCTCGGACGACCAGTCGAGTTTACGTCCGCCTCAGAAATCGAGACTGAGCACGGACGGCTCGACGAGATGGTCGGGCACGGCACGTGGAACCAGCCAGCCGGGACGATCACAGACGACACCGAACAAGCGCTGTGTATCGCTCGAAGTCTGGTCGAACACCAAGCGTTCGATCCGGCAGATATCTCTGAGCGGTTTGTCGCGTGGTACGACAGCGGGCCGTTCGATATCGGGCGGATGACGATGCGGTCGCTCAGCCGCCTCAAACACGGCGACGAATGGGACGAAGCAGGCCAGCACGTCTGGGAACAGAGCCGAGAAGGGCAGAACGCGGGGAACGGGAGCGTGATGCGGTGTCCACCGCTCGCCATCCCCTACGCGACAGACTGGGACCGACTCGCAGAGGTGAGTCGGCAGTCCTCACAGATCACGCACGCTGACCCACGCTGTACGGCGGGCTGCGCGATTCTGAACCTCACAGTGGCTGGCCTCCTTGCCGATGCGGAAACGCCGCTAGAGGATGCCCTCGACTATGTCAGTACGGACGTGCCTGATGAGCTCCTGACGGCATTCCGTCCGCTCGCTCGTGGCGAGTCGCCGGACACGCTGGAAACGTCGGGGTACGTTGTGCATTCGCTGCAGACGGCACTCCACGATGGCCTCGTCGCGGACAGTGCCGAGGACGCGATTGTGACAGCGGTAAACCGTGGCGGTGATACGGACACGATTGGCGCGATTGCGGGTGCGGTCGCTGGGGCGCGGTTCGGTGCGTCACAGCTCCCGGATCGATGGCTGGGTGCTATCGACGAAGCCGACGAACTCGAAACGTTGGCTGAGCGGCTCGTGGAGGTGCCGTGA
- a CDS encoding HNH endonuclease, which yields MQHAFRVGQQYRDTGSYRNSDDQFLRWIRGPLDSGIKNTGGIRDLGADRSETPAALVLVSNDSGISQHDDPWEDTLAVNAGYISYWGDAKASNPYDESTQNQKIKAAFDNAAAGRRENVPPVLVFRKPESGVVDFCGLCVPDHFEVHAYQADDGTQVPNYQFHFSILNTNAVPVTWLHDRARQNDDSEAPDVWQHWVQTGEIAQWPTGESLDSSGRIRRYETSEITVSDAFRADILDRYDHVCTLTGIREDELLDLAHILPRSQRPELAEHPENVLVLNSLHHRAFDAALFTIDSDYRIQASPAFDPAHPFLRETILDREGEQLSFPPTVQIRPSFLAELNTGLSWL from the coding sequence ATGCAACACGCGTTTCGGGTCGGGCAGCAATACCGTGACACCGGGAGTTACCGTAACTCGGACGACCAGTTCCTGCGGTGGATCCGTGGCCCGCTCGACAGCGGCATCAAGAATACCGGCGGCATCCGTGATCTCGGCGCGGACCGGTCCGAGACGCCCGCGGCGCTCGTGCTGGTCTCGAACGATAGCGGCATCTCCCAGCACGATGACCCGTGGGAGGACACGCTCGCGGTCAACGCCGGGTACATCAGCTACTGGGGCGACGCCAAGGCCTCGAACCCCTACGACGAGTCCACCCAGAACCAGAAAATCAAGGCCGCCTTCGACAACGCTGCGGCCGGGCGGCGCGAGAATGTCCCGCCCGTCCTCGTGTTCCGCAAACCCGAATCAGGTGTCGTCGATTTCTGCGGGCTCTGCGTTCCCGACCACTTCGAAGTTCACGCGTACCAAGCCGATGACGGCACGCAAGTACCGAACTATCAGTTCCACTTCTCGATCCTCAACACCAACGCTGTCCCAGTCACGTGGCTGCACGACCGTGCCCGGCAGAACGACGACAGCGAGGCACCGGACGTCTGGCAGCATTGGGTCCAGACCGGAGAGATCGCCCAGTGGCCGACTGGAGAATCCCTCGATTCCAGTGGCCGGATTCGACGCTATGAAACGTCCGAAATCACTGTGAGTGACGCCTTCCGGGCAGACATACTCGACCGGTATGACCACGTCTGTACCCTGACCGGTATTCGAGAAGATGAGCTGCTCGATCTCGCACACATCCTCCCACGAAGTCAACGCCCCGAACTCGCCGAACATCCGGAGAACGTTCTCGTATTGAACTCGCTGCACCACCGCGCATTCGACGCCGCGCTGTTCACCATCGACAGCGACTACCGGATCCAAGCAAGCCCCGCATTCGACCCAGCCCATCCATTCCTCCGCGAAACAATCCTTGACCGAGAAGGCGAACAACTCTCGTTCCCACCCACGGTTCAGATCCGGCCATCTTTCCTCGCAGAACTCAACACTGGCCTCTCGTGGCTATAG
- a CDS encoding nucleotidyltransferase domain-containing protein, translating into MESKSNTSGGTGATISLDIPAQDSGIFKSQAVHDILSFLTRYHTDEFSITELTNAVDYSQPTITKAVDILAANDLVTDRRDGNTRLVQINPERLSRPDDPFLRIPQAEFHRPVRKAVDELVERLDTVIGIVLYGSVARGDADRRSDIDLWVLVEDDRMANQRTANRVRQDLEDQEFDTGRYAYEIDIESLPAVPNYTDELQDVLSDGLVVYDSEKFETVRKMVFHGDLDE; encoded by the coding sequence ATGGAAAGCAAGTCGAATACTTCCGGAGGGACCGGGGCGACGATATCGCTTGACATCCCTGCTCAGGACTCGGGTATATTCAAAAGTCAGGCCGTTCACGATATTCTATCCTTTTTAACTCGATATCATACCGACGAGTTCTCTATCACCGAACTGACTAACGCGGTAGACTACTCTCAGCCGACCATCACCAAGGCCGTCGATATCTTAGCCGCCAACGACCTCGTTACCGACCGGCGCGACGGGAACACGCGGTTGGTACAAATCAATCCCGAGCGGTTATCTCGCCCTGACGATCCGTTCCTGCGCATTCCACAGGCCGAATTCCACAGGCCAGTCCGCAAAGCCGTCGACGAGCTAGTTGAACGACTCGACACCGTCATCGGGATCGTCCTGTACGGGAGTGTCGCGCGCGGCGACGCTGACCGCCGGAGTGACATCGACCTGTGGGTCCTCGTCGAAGACGACCGGATGGCGAATCAGCGAACCGCGAACCGCGTTCGACAAGACCTCGAAGATCAGGAATTCGACACCGGTCGATACGCATACGAGATCGACATCGAATCACTGCCAGCTGTCCCGAACTATACCGACGAGCTCCAAGACGTACTCAGCGATGGTCTCGTTGTCTACGACTCAGAGAAATTCGAGACGGTTCGGAAGATGGTGTTCCACGGTGATCTCGATGAGTAG